A genomic segment from Gracilinanus agilis isolate LMUSP501 chromosome 1, AgileGrace, whole genome shotgun sequence encodes:
- the TMEM130 gene encoding transmembrane protein 130 — protein sequence MNNIRNANPEVLLHTLQVVKDDPKWQVNVGREHGYIIDAIRSVQVLGLNETQVRQSLTFSLHITGSLPVTLCWLIKPDCVPLEGNECHLVVINSTSYTVNHTFKDPGEYCLSVRVQNGTNQIPQYYLIKVLPSGIHPALFALPCVFLISGMLGFIIYVTYRHSTQQKDLVEVADFDFSPMSDKSLAGSEPERCCMRRLCCVHYFLPPPSNDRKTIRESLELLHPFYKPVKSYSV from the exons ATGAATAATATAAGAAATGCCAACCCTGAAGTTTTACTTCATACCCTGCAAGTTGTCAAAGATGACCCAAAATGGCAAGTCAATGTTGGAAGGGAACATGGATACATCATTG ATGCTATTAGAAGTGTCCAAGTCTTAGGACTGAATGAGACACAAGTGAGGCAAAGTCTGACCTTCTCTCTGCATATCACTGGGAG TCTTCCTGTGACTTTATGCTGGCTCATTAAACCAGACTGTGTCCCACTAGAAGGAAATGAATGCCACCTGGTGGTGATAAATAGCACCTCTTACACTGTGAACCACACCTTCAAGGATCCAGGAGAGTATTGTCTCAGTGTCAGAGTTCAGAACGGCACCAACCAGATCCCTCAGTATTACCTGATTAAAGTGTTGCCCTCTG GCATCCACCCAGCTCTCTTTGCTTTGCCCTGTGTCTTTCTCATCTCAGGAATGCTGGGTTTCATCATATATGTGACCTACAGGCATAGCACACAGCAGAAGGATCTGGTGGAg GTGGCCGATTTCGACTTTTCCCCTATGTCTGACAAGAGCCTGGCTGGTTCTGAGCCTGAGAGATGCTGTATGAGGAGGCTGTGCTGTGTTCATTACTTCCTTCCGCCACCTTCAAATGATCGTAAGACCATCAGAGAGTCTCTTGAGTTGCTGCATCCTTTCTATAAGCCAGTTAAAAGTTACTCGGTGTGA